A portion of the Leifsonia sp. EB41 genome contains these proteins:
- a CDS encoding PadR family transcriptional regulator, which yields MTKRAVSNPLALAVLACLWEKPMYPYEMTTTMRERGKEDSIRLNFGSLYAVIKSLEKHGFIRVAQTEREGNRPERVVYEITAAGRAEADDWMRELITFPVKEYPAIETGLSLLPMLAPEVAADLLERRRDLLDADLAERARVYDAALAMPLPELFMIESRYRVAVMEAERAFVADLAARIRDRSLGGVDWWERLWELFGQGHDMSEIRERIAAGDFGQEVTELLGS from the coding sequence ATGACGAAGCGAGCGGTGTCCAACCCCCTGGCGCTGGCCGTCCTGGCCTGCCTATGGGAGAAGCCGATGTACCCGTACGAGATGACGACCACCATGCGGGAGCGCGGCAAGGAGGACAGCATCCGTCTCAACTTCGGCTCCCTCTACGCCGTCATCAAGTCGCTCGAGAAGCACGGCTTCATCCGCGTCGCGCAGACCGAGCGGGAGGGCAACAGGCCCGAGCGCGTCGTGTACGAGATCACCGCCGCCGGGCGTGCGGAGGCCGACGATTGGATGCGGGAGCTCATCACCTTCCCGGTCAAGGAGTACCCCGCGATCGAGACCGGGCTGTCGCTGCTGCCCATGCTCGCCCCGGAGGTCGCGGCCGACCTCCTCGAGCGCCGGCGCGACCTGCTCGACGCCGACCTGGCGGAGCGGGCGCGCGTCTACGATGCTGCGCTGGCCATGCCCCTTCCCGAGCTGTTCATGATCGAGTCCCGCTACCGCGTCGCGGTGATGGAGGCCGAGCGCGCGTTCGTGGCCGACCTCGCCGCGCGCATCCGCGACCGTTCGCTCGGCGGCGTCGACTGGTGGGAGCGGCTCTGGGAGCTGTTCGGCCAGGGCCACGACATGTCCGAGATCCGGGAGCGGATCGCGGCAGGCGACTTCGGGCAGGAGGTGACCGAGTTGCTGGGGTCGTAA
- a CDS encoding winged helix-turn-helix domain-containing protein yields the protein MSLATVDTFRPATPVVAAAPAAPAPRLRAVPEGTEARGFVLYVGIDELKAAASGTDLGRIVEALKQLTAELAPSSETYAAVALAPAGAGGRDVDVVRLALQDPAAIAKHRHTATVDEDEDRAASGVVVDISRKRLILDNQTVSLTYKEFELLQYLVLREGRTIERAELISSLWSNADEDEIPNERTIDVHVRRLRAKLARYEDIVRTVRGVGYRFDRHADVSIRHASAPSPDLF from the coding sequence ATGTCTCTCGCAACCGTCGACACCTTCCGCCCCGCAACCCCCGTCGTCGCGGCCGCTCCTGCCGCCCCGGCACCCCGCCTCCGCGCCGTCCCCGAGGGGACCGAGGCCCGCGGCTTCGTCCTCTACGTCGGCATCGACGAGCTGAAGGCCGCGGCCTCCGGCACCGACCTCGGCCGCATCGTCGAGGCGCTCAAGCAGCTGACCGCCGAGCTCGCGCCGTCGTCCGAGACTTACGCCGCCGTGGCGCTGGCCCCCGCCGGCGCCGGCGGACGCGACGTGGACGTCGTCCGCCTCGCCCTGCAGGACCCGGCCGCGATCGCCAAGCACCGCCACACCGCGACAGTCGACGAGGACGAGGACCGCGCCGCCTCCGGCGTCGTGGTCGACATCTCGCGCAAGCGCCTCATCCTCGACAACCAGACCGTGTCTCTCACCTACAAGGAGTTCGAGCTCCTGCAGTACCTGGTGCTGCGCGAGGGCCGCACCATCGAGCGCGCCGAGCTGATCTCCTCGCTGTGGTCGAACGCCGACGAGGACGAGATCCCGAACGAGCGCACCATCGACGTCCACGTCCGTCGCCTGCGCGCCAAGCTGGCGCGCTACGAGGACATCGTGCGCACCGTGCGCGGCGTCGGCTACCGCTTCGACCGCCACGCGGACGTCTCCATCCGCCACGCCAGCGCCCCCTCCCCCGACCTCTTCTGA
- a CDS encoding ABC transporter ATP-binding protein produces the protein MASQNGSAIVAEHLVKSYSGGRGKPVVRAVDDLGFEVAAGTVFGLLGPNGAGKSTTMKILSTLTRADAGSAFIAGIDVNRNPGRVRRALGFVAQKPVSDPNDTGAENLVLAGRLQGMSGRDAKARARELLDRFGLAEHARRQVKAYSGGMARKLDVAIGLMHRPEVLFLDEPTTGLDPEARAELWAELERMTGAENLTVLLTTHYLDEADRLADRLAIVDHGRVVTGGTPEELKNGLRGDAVIVELAPDADPFTALTALERVDALREVGGDGRTLRARADNGAATLPAALAALEAAAVAVASATVARPSLDDVYLRHTGRTFTRAQESAEHVLETAS, from the coding sequence GTGGCATCACAGAACGGCTCGGCGATCGTCGCCGAGCACCTCGTCAAGTCCTATAGCGGAGGCCGGGGCAAGCCCGTCGTCCGCGCCGTCGACGACCTCGGCTTCGAGGTCGCCGCCGGCACCGTCTTCGGACTGCTCGGCCCCAACGGCGCCGGCAAGTCCACCACCATGAAGATCCTGTCCACACTGACCCGCGCCGACGCCGGCAGCGCGTTCATCGCCGGCATCGACGTGAACCGCAACCCCGGCAGGGTGCGCCGAGCCCTCGGGTTCGTCGCCCAGAAACCGGTGTCGGACCCCAACGACACCGGGGCCGAGAACCTCGTGCTCGCCGGACGGCTGCAGGGGATGAGCGGTCGCGACGCGAAGGCCCGCGCCAGGGAGCTGCTCGACCGTTTCGGCCTCGCCGAGCACGCCAGGCGCCAGGTGAAGGCGTACTCCGGCGGCATGGCGCGCAAGCTGGACGTCGCGATCGGGCTCATGCACCGGCCGGAGGTGCTCTTCCTGGACGAGCCGACCACCGGTCTCGACCCGGAGGCGCGCGCCGAGCTATGGGCGGAGCTGGAGCGGATGACCGGCGCCGAGAACCTCACGGTCCTCCTCACCACGCACTACCTGGACGAGGCCGACCGCCTCGCCGACCGGCTCGCGATCGTGGACCACGGCCGGGTCGTCACCGGCGGCACTCCCGAGGAGCTGAAGAACGGCCTCCGCGGCGACGCCGTCATCGTGGAGCTGGCGCCGGACGCCGACCCGTTCACCGCCCTGACGGCGCTCGAGCGCGTGGACGCCCTCCGCGAGGTCGGCGGCGACGGCCGGACCCTGCGAGCCCGCGCGGACAACGGCGCGGCCACCCTCCCGGCCGCGCTCGCCGCCCTGGAGGCCGCGGCCGTCGCCGTCGCCTCCGCCACCGTCGCGCGGCCCAGCCTCGACGACGTCTACCTGCGGCACACGGGCCGCACCTTCACGCGGGCGCAGGAGTCCGCCGAGCACGTTCTGGAGACCGCATCATGA
- the upp gene encoding uracil phosphoribosyltransferase has translation MRVHVADHPLITHKLSVLRNKETPSPVFRALTEELVTLLAYEATRAVRVEPVEIETPVTTTMGVTLSQPRPLVVPILRAGLGMLEGMVRLMPTAEVGFLGMARNEETLEPTTYAERLPMDLSDRQCFVLDPMLATGGSLGAAIDFLFKRNAVDVTAICILAAPEGLEALEKATVGRDVTIVLGALDERLNENGYIVPGLGDAGDRLYGTV, from the coding sequence ATGCGAGTGCACGTAGCGGACCACCCCCTGATCACCCACAAGCTCTCCGTGCTCCGCAACAAGGAGACCCCGTCGCCCGTGTTCCGGGCGCTCACGGAGGAGCTCGTCACGCTGCTGGCCTACGAGGCCACCCGCGCCGTTCGCGTCGAGCCCGTCGAGATCGAGACCCCGGTGACCACGACGATGGGCGTCACCCTCAGCCAGCCGCGTCCGCTGGTCGTGCCGATCCTCCGCGCGGGGCTCGGGATGCTGGAGGGCATGGTCCGGCTGATGCCGACCGCCGAGGTGGGCTTCCTGGGGATGGCGCGCAATGAGGAGACGCTCGAGCCGACCACCTACGCGGAGCGCTTGCCGATGGACCTCTCCGACCGGCAGTGCTTCGTGCTCGATCCGATGCTGGCCACCGGAGGCTCGCTCGGAGCCGCGATCGACTTCCTGTTCAAGCGCAACGCCGTCGACGTCACTGCCATCTGCATCCTCGCCGCGCCGGAGGGTCTGGAGGCCCTGGAGAAGGCGACGGTGGGCCGCGACGTGACCATCGTGCTCGGCGCACTGGACGAGCGGTTGAACGAGAACGGATACATTGTGCCCGGTCTCGGCGACGCCGGAGACCGTCTGTACGGCACTGTGTAG
- the proC gene encoding pyrroline-5-carboxylate reductase, with protein sequence MSDTKNVTLPTIAMLGAGSMGRAILSGLTAPGVTVDGGIRVTNRSKARAAELAGIPGVTAYATEHDGDANRAAVDGAELVIVAVKPGMVADLLHEIADSLTPGAIVVSVAAGVTIKTFESLLPPSVIVVRSMPNTPAVVGKAVTGISPGTRTEPDDLELVRALFETVGEVVEVPESQLDALSTISGSGPAYVFFLVEALTAAALEKGFTPEQARTLVNGTFLGASELLVSSGEEPAELRRRVTSPNGTTERAIAVLADADLPDLFTRATSAALARARELAAS encoded by the coding sequence ATGAGCGACACGAAGAACGTCACGCTGCCCACCATCGCGATGCTCGGCGCGGGCTCGATGGGGCGCGCCATCCTGTCCGGCCTGACCGCGCCCGGGGTGACCGTGGACGGCGGCATCCGGGTCACCAACCGGTCGAAGGCGCGGGCTGCGGAGCTCGCGGGCATCCCCGGCGTGACCGCGTACGCGACCGAGCACGACGGCGACGCGAACCGGGCGGCGGTGGACGGCGCAGAGCTCGTGATCGTCGCCGTCAAGCCCGGGATGGTGGCCGACCTCCTGCACGAGATCGCCGACTCCCTGACGCCCGGCGCCATCGTTGTGAGCGTGGCGGCAGGCGTCACCATCAAGACCTTCGAGTCGCTGTTGCCGCCGTCGGTGATCGTGGTCCGCTCGATGCCGAACACGCCGGCCGTCGTGGGCAAGGCCGTCACCGGGATCAGCCCGGGCACCCGCACGGAGCCGGACGACCTCGAGCTGGTCCGCGCGCTGTTCGAGACCGTCGGGGAGGTCGTGGAGGTGCCGGAGTCGCAGCTCGACGCGCTCAGCACCATCTCCGGCTCGGGGCCGGCGTACGTGTTCTTCCTGGTGGAGGCGCTGACCGCCGCTGCGCTCGAGAAGGGCTTCACCCCCGAGCAGGCGCGCACGCTCGTGAACGGCACGTTCCTGGGGGCCTCCGAGCTGCTGGTCTCCTCCGGTGAGGAGCCCGCCGAGCTCCGCCGCCGCGTGACCAGCCCCAACGGCACCACCGAGCGCGCCATCGCGGTCCTCGCCGACGCCGACCTCCCGGACCTCTTCACCCGCGCCACCTCCGCCGCCCTGGCCCGGGCCCGCGAACTCGCCGCCTCCTAG
- a CDS encoding cation diffusion facilitator family transporter produces MSAEGGTRAIVAAFAANLGIALTKFIAWAFSGSSSMLAEGVHSVADSGNQLLLLLGGRQAKKKADKEHPFGYGRERYVYAFVVSIILFSVGGVFSLYEGVEKLTHPHPLENWWLPLLVLFIAIGLESFSLRTAVHESNPLRKGMSWPQFIRRAKAPELPVVLLEDVAALIGLVFALIGVGLTIITGNGVWDGIGTILIGLLLVTVAIVLGIETKSLLVGEGASDVDVAAIEQAILAGDEVERIIHMRTLYLGPDELLVGAKLAVAREQTMLEVSAAIDTIERRIRDAVPVARVIYIEPDVWVDPNEQHPATDTIILKGLE; encoded by the coding sequence ATGAGCGCAGAAGGTGGCACCAGGGCGATCGTCGCGGCCTTCGCCGCCAACCTCGGGATCGCCCTGACCAAGTTCATCGCGTGGGCCTTCTCCGGCTCCTCCTCGATGCTCGCGGAGGGCGTGCACTCGGTCGCCGACTCCGGCAACCAGCTGCTCCTGCTGCTCGGCGGACGCCAGGCCAAGAAGAAGGCCGACAAGGAGCACCCGTTCGGCTACGGCCGCGAGCGGTACGTGTACGCGTTCGTCGTCTCGATCATCCTGTTCTCCGTCGGCGGCGTCTTCTCGCTCTACGAGGGCGTCGAGAAGCTGACGCACCCGCACCCGCTGGAGAACTGGTGGCTGCCGCTGCTGGTGCTGTTCATCGCGATCGGCCTGGAGTCGTTCTCGCTGCGGACCGCCGTGCACGAGTCCAACCCGCTCCGCAAGGGGATGTCGTGGCCGCAGTTCATCCGCCGCGCCAAGGCCCCCGAGCTGCCGGTCGTACTGCTGGAGGATGTCGCCGCGCTCATCGGCCTGGTCTTCGCCCTGATCGGCGTGGGGCTCACGATCATCACCGGCAACGGCGTCTGGGACGGCATCGGGACCATCCTGATCGGCCTCCTGCTGGTCACGGTCGCAATCGTGCTGGGCATCGAGACCAAGAGCCTCCTGGTCGGCGAGGGCGCCTCCGATGTGGATGTCGCGGCCATCGAGCAGGCGATCCTGGCCGGCGACGAGGTCGAGCGCATCATCCACATGCGCACCCTCTACCTGGGGCCGGACGAGCTGCTCGTCGGCGCCAAGCTCGCCGTCGCGCGCGAGCAGACCATGCTGGAGGTCTCGGCCGCGATCGACACGATCGAGCGCCGCATCCGCGACGCCGTGCCCGTCGCCCGGGTCATCTACATCGAGCCGGACGTCTGGGTCGACCCGAACGAGCAGCACCCCGCCACCGACACCATCATCCTCAAAGGACTCGAGTGA
- a CDS encoding DUF3892 domain-containing protein has translation MSVEITHVHYGSSSKTHPSIDAYQYHYDGETKLWYRWKADMVSFLETTTTAHVKGVQVAVVNDPPTPKFLRTHANGYYNDNLLSLPTFSV, from the coding sequence ATGAGCGTGGAAATCACTCATGTGCACTACGGAAGTTCGAGTAAGACCCATCCGTCGATCGATGCATACCAATACCACTATGACGGTGAGACCAAGCTTTGGTATCGATGGAAAGCGGACATGGTGTCCTTCTTGGAGACAACGACGACCGCCCACGTTAAGGGCGTCCAGGTGGCGGTGGTGAACGATCCTCCAACGCCGAAGTTCCTTCGCACGCACGCGAATGGCTATTACAACGACAACCTCTTGAGCCTGCCAACATTCTCCGTGTAG
- a CDS encoding transglycosylase domain-containing protein gives MTADGRRRWKWAPALLGFVALSGVAGLLAAAAVTPAVALTGSAADSTISVFDGLPEYMKVEPLAQASTMYATSGGKPVPIATFYSQNRVEVGWDAISQNLKDAAIATEDPRFYEHGGVDVTGTLRGAVLTALHKSVQGGSSITQQYVKNILVQRCENKQPDPTATDAVQKKQYAVYQACYNDATAVDPVRKLKEMRYAIGLEKEYSKNDILQSYLNIALFGGRVYGVQSAAEYYFGVSAADISLPQAATLIAILNNPDNLRIDQPDSKDNGAANGYAATLARRNYVLDRMLVNGKITKEEHDAAKATKIEPKISQMSNGCMTAQQFNAAFFCDYVERTIEQNPIFGKTADDRSSYLTRGGLKIYTTLNLDLQNQAQQAVSAYIPPSSPALDLGSSNVSVEVGTGRVVTMVQNRPYDNTAAPAAGTTAVNYNADYDYGGSEGFQTGSSYKAFDLLEWLKEGHTLNESVNGTVHVFPQSSFHESDPCNDIGGAPWNVANDEGETVTSTSVMNATAASINSIFAMMATKMDLCGIKEGAQDLLVHGADEATNPYMANPSSVLGTNYIAPITMATAYAGIANNGKACSPVVIDKIVTTDGAEHAVPKTQCSTTPIDPGVAAAAIYALQGVLRGGGTAASANPNDGVPIFGKTGTTDNSVENWLVTSTTKVAQATWVGNISGGVALRSQTFQGVGGGNVKFSIVKRIQTALDAAYGGSAFPAPLAKYLGVSTPPKAATPAAPKAPGAPAPNPAPAPNPGGGNGKGKGGGNG, from the coding sequence ATGACGGCTGACGGACGCAGAAGATGGAAGTGGGCGCCCGCGCTGCTCGGATTCGTGGCACTGAGCGGTGTCGCCGGCCTCCTCGCCGCCGCCGCGGTCACACCCGCCGTCGCCCTCACCGGATCGGCCGCCGACTCGACCATCAGCGTCTTCGACGGCCTCCCCGAGTACATGAAGGTGGAGCCGCTTGCGCAGGCGTCCACCATGTACGCGACCTCCGGCGGCAAGCCCGTGCCGATCGCTACGTTCTACTCGCAGAACCGCGTGGAGGTCGGCTGGGACGCCATCTCCCAGAACCTCAAGGACGCCGCGATCGCGACGGAGGACCCGCGCTTCTACGAGCACGGCGGCGTCGACGTCACCGGCACGCTCCGTGGCGCGGTGCTGACCGCGCTGCACAAGTCGGTGCAGGGCGGCTCGTCCATCACGCAGCAGTACGTCAAGAACATCCTGGTGCAGCGCTGCGAGAACAAGCAGCCCGACCCGACCGCGACGGACGCCGTCCAGAAGAAGCAGTACGCCGTGTATCAGGCCTGCTACAACGACGCGACGGCGGTCGACCCGGTGCGCAAGCTCAAGGAGATGCGCTACGCGATCGGGCTCGAGAAGGAGTACTCGAAGAACGACATCCTGCAGAGCTACCTCAACATCGCTCTGTTCGGAGGCCGCGTCTACGGTGTCCAGTCGGCGGCCGAGTACTACTTCGGGGTGTCGGCGGCGGACATCTCACTCCCCCAGGCCGCGACGCTCATCGCCATCCTGAACAACCCGGACAACCTCCGCATCGACCAACCGGACAGCAAGGACAACGGCGCGGCGAACGGCTACGCGGCGACCCTCGCCCGGCGCAACTACGTGCTCGACCGCATGCTGGTGAACGGCAAGATCACCAAGGAGGAGCACGACGCCGCGAAGGCGACCAAGATCGAGCCCAAGATCAGCCAGATGTCGAACGGCTGCATGACAGCGCAGCAGTTCAATGCGGCGTTCTTCTGCGACTACGTCGAGCGCACCATCGAGCAGAACCCGATCTTCGGCAAGACCGCCGACGACCGGTCCAGCTACCTGACGCGCGGCGGGCTCAAGATCTACACGACGCTCAACCTCGACCTCCAGAACCAGGCGCAGCAGGCGGTGTCGGCGTACATCCCGCCGTCCAGCCCCGCCCTCGACCTCGGCTCATCCAACGTCTCCGTGGAGGTCGGCACCGGCCGGGTCGTCACGATGGTGCAGAACAGGCCCTACGACAACACAGCTGCGCCGGCCGCAGGGACCACGGCCGTCAACTACAACGCGGACTACGACTACGGCGGCTCGGAGGGCTTCCAGACGGGTTCGTCCTACAAGGCGTTCGACCTGCTCGAATGGCTGAAGGAGGGCCACACCCTCAACGAGTCGGTGAACGGGACGGTGCACGTCTTCCCGCAGTCTTCGTTCCACGAGAGCGACCCCTGCAACGACATCGGCGGCGCACCGTGGAACGTCGCCAACGACGAGGGCGAGACGGTGACCTCCACGTCGGTGATGAACGCGACGGCGGCGTCCATCAACTCGATCTTCGCGATGATGGCCACGAAGATGGACCTCTGCGGTATCAAGGAGGGCGCCCAGGACCTCCTGGTCCACGGTGCGGATGAGGCGACCAACCCGTACATGGCCAACCCGTCGTCGGTGCTCGGCACGAACTACATCGCCCCGATCACGATGGCGACGGCGTACGCCGGCATCGCCAACAACGGCAAGGCGTGCAGCCCGGTCGTGATCGACAAGATCGTCACCACCGACGGCGCCGAACACGCAGTACCCAAGACGCAGTGCTCGACGACCCCGATCGATCCGGGAGTGGCGGCGGCCGCGATCTACGCGCTCCAGGGCGTGCTCCGCGGCGGCGGCACCGCAGCCTCGGCCAACCCGAACGACGGCGTCCCGATCTTCGGCAAGACCGGAACGACGGACAACTCGGTCGAGAACTGGCTGGTGACCTCCACGACGAAGGTCGCGCAGGCCACCTGGGTGGGCAACATCTCGGGCGGCGTCGCCCTCCGCAGCCAGACCTTCCAGGGCGTCGGCGGCGGCAACGTCAAGTTCTCGATCGTCAAGCGCATCCAGACCGCGCTCGACGCCGCGTACGGCGGGTCGGCGTTCCCTGCGCCGCTCGCGAAGTACCTCGGGGTCTCCACTCCGCCGAAGGCGGCCACGCCGGCGGCGCCCAAGGCTCCTGGCGCGCCGGCGCCCAACCCGGCTCCGGCACCCAACCCGGGCGGCGGCAACGGCAAGGGCAAGGGCGGCGGCAACGGCTGA
- a CDS encoding SdpI family protein, with translation MIGLGMLGLLSLVLMLSIRSGSLTRNLAIGIRTRYTLHSDEAWEAGQRSSRPYLLAISAVAMGHLSALLAVELSGPSEVIGNTLALSGFGVIVIISLLAGRSANRAAKAVIARGAPSQR, from the coding sequence ATGATCGGCCTCGGAATGCTGGGGCTTCTCTCGCTGGTGCTCATGCTCTCCATTCGTTCGGGCTCGCTCACGCGAAACCTGGCGATCGGCATTCGAACCAGGTACACCCTTCATTCGGATGAGGCGTGGGAAGCCGGGCAGCGGTCCTCGCGTCCGTATCTCCTTGCGATCTCGGCGGTCGCGATGGGGCACCTGAGCGCCCTCTTGGCTGTCGAGCTCTCCGGGCCCTCTGAGGTGATCGGAAACACCCTCGCGTTGAGCGGGTTCGGCGTCATCGTGATCATTTCGCTCTTGGCGGGGCGCTCTGCGAACCGGGCCGCGAAGGCAGTCATCGCTCGAGGCGCGCCGTCCCAGAGATAG
- a CDS encoding ABC transporter permease: protein MTAIAIPPARTARRSGPTFMTHTLLLTGRQLRWAIRMPAFLVMNLVQPVIWLLLFGQLFKSVIEIPGFGVGQSYLEYLTPGVVMMLALFGSAWSGTVYIQDMDRGVMDRFLTSPTNRGAMIVSTLVYQSILAVVQSLIVVGIAFWAGARFDGGLGGMLLLLLGVVLLTAVFCSFSNAVALLARDQTALIGISQLITLPLMFLSSAIMNTKLSPEWVRNAAAYNPFEWAVIVGREALSAVPDWASLWAHAGLLAALAVIMAALATSAFRVYQRSA, encoded by the coding sequence ATGACCGCTATCGCAATCCCGCCCGCGCGCACCGCGCGCCGCTCCGGCCCGACCTTCATGACCCACACGCTGCTGCTCACCGGCCGCCAGCTCCGCTGGGCGATCCGGATGCCCGCGTTCCTGGTGATGAACTTGGTGCAGCCGGTGATCTGGCTGCTGCTGTTCGGGCAGCTCTTCAAGTCCGTCATCGAGATCCCCGGGTTCGGGGTCGGGCAGAGCTACCTGGAGTACCTGACTCCGGGCGTCGTGATGATGCTCGCGCTGTTCGGGAGCGCGTGGTCGGGCACGGTCTACATCCAGGACATGGACCGCGGCGTGATGGACCGGTTCCTCACGTCGCCCACCAACCGCGGCGCGATGATCGTGTCCACGCTCGTCTACCAGTCGATCCTGGCCGTCGTGCAGTCGCTGATCGTGGTCGGGATCGCGTTCTGGGCGGGCGCGCGCTTCGACGGCGGGCTGGGCGGGATGCTGCTCCTCCTGCTCGGGGTGGTGCTGCTCACCGCGGTGTTCTGCTCGTTCTCGAACGCCGTTGCGCTGCTCGCCCGGGACCAGACCGCGCTGATCGGCATCTCGCAGCTCATCACGCTGCCGCTGATGTTCCTCAGCTCGGCGATCATGAACACGAAGCTGTCGCCGGAGTGGGTGCGGAACGCCGCCGCGTACAACCCGTTCGAGTGGGCCGTGATCGTCGGTCGAGAGGCCCTGAGCGCGGTCCCCGACTGGGCATCCCTCTGGGCCCACGCCGGCCTCCTGGCCGCCCTGGCCGTCATCATGGCCGCCCTAGCGACCAGCGCCTTCCGCGTCTACCAACGCAGTGCCTGA
- the tadA gene encoding tRNA adenosine(34) deaminase TadA gives MTLPVPADYERWMRRAVADARLAFDTGDVPVAALVLDENGEVIGAGRNERELHRDPTAHAEVLALRAAAATRDDWHLEGCTLVVTLEPCVMCAGAVLAARVPTVVFGAWDEKAGAAGSVYDVLRDRRLNHQVAVYPGVLAEECADLLLDFFRAKR, from the coding sequence GTGACCCTTCCCGTGCCCGCCGACTACGAGCGGTGGATGCGCCGCGCCGTCGCCGACGCGCGGCTCGCCTTCGACACCGGTGATGTCCCGGTCGCGGCGCTCGTGCTGGACGAGAACGGCGAAGTCATCGGTGCGGGACGCAACGAGCGCGAGCTGCACCGCGACCCGACGGCGCACGCCGAGGTGCTGGCGTTGCGGGCGGCGGCGGCGACGCGGGACGACTGGCACCTGGAGGGCTGCACGCTGGTCGTGACGCTGGAGCCGTGCGTGATGTGCGCGGGCGCGGTGCTGGCGGCGCGCGTCCCGACCGTGGTGTTCGGGGCGTGGGACGAGAAGGCCGGCGCGGCGGGCTCGGTCTACGACGTGCTGCGCGACCGGCGGCTCAACCACCAGGTCGCCGTGTATCCCGGCGTCCTCGCCGAGGAGTGCGCCGACCTCCTCCTCGACTTCTTCCGCGCAAAGCGCTGA
- a CDS encoding MarR family winged helix-turn-helix transcriptional regulator → MSTGTTAAGSAKRSRTNAVSAWESLFRAQVAVMRTLAAEFPTRDISFNEYDVLFNLSRQADRSLRLRDLNKHVLLTQPSVSRLVDRLVDRGLVVKGPEPSDARGTIIRMTDTGFEMFRRVAFDHMRSIAQRVGTRLDTEELEQLAALCDKLRGDG, encoded by the coding sequence ATGAGCACGGGCACGACCGCGGCCGGTTCGGCCAAGCGATCCAGGACCAACGCGGTCTCGGCATGGGAGTCGCTGTTCCGCGCGCAGGTCGCCGTCATGCGGACGCTGGCCGCCGAGTTCCCGACCAGGGACATCTCGTTCAACGAGTACGACGTCCTCTTCAACCTCTCCCGCCAGGCCGACCGTTCGCTGCGCCTGCGCGACCTCAACAAGCACGTCCTCCTCACCCAGCCGAGCGTGAGCAGGCTCGTCGACCGGCTGGTGGACCGCGGGCTCGTCGTCAAGGGTCCAGAACCCTCCGACGCGCGCGGGACGATCATCAGGATGACCGACACCGGCTTCGAGATGTTCCGCCGGGTCGCGTTCGACCACATGCGATCGATCGCTCAGCGGGTCGGAACCCGGCTCGACACCGAGGAGCTGGAGCAGCTCGCCGCCCTGTGCGACAAACTGCGCGGCGACGGCTGA
- a CDS encoding glutamine amidotransferase → MTRTALILQHDPSIHLGNIGPVLVEHGYDLRIVDVTTQDVSVLDPQEADLVVVLGGEMGAYQTDEFPFLAAERDLLRARLDAERPTLGVCLGAQLMAGALGERVYKGDTMQIGYRRVEPTEAGASSPIRHFDGVPVVEWHGDTFELPERATRLASSSDYSNEAFAIGGFALAVQFHPEVTDEMHEQWVSDGYNELDEHALDPEALREDRELYSARMQEASRAAFSEWLESLPR, encoded by the coding sequence GTGACCCGCACCGCGCTGATCCTGCAGCACGACCCGTCCATCCACCTCGGCAACATCGGACCCGTCCTCGTCGAGCACGGCTACGACCTGCGCATCGTCGACGTGACGACCCAGGATGTTTCCGTCCTCGACCCGCAGGAGGCCGACCTCGTCGTCGTGCTCGGCGGCGAGATGGGCGCGTACCAGACCGACGAGTTCCCGTTCCTGGCCGCCGAGCGCGATCTGCTGCGCGCCCGCCTCGACGCCGAGCGGCCGACGCTCGGCGTGTGCCTGGGCGCGCAGCTCATGGCCGGCGCCCTCGGCGAGCGCGTGTACAAGGGCGACACCATGCAGATCGGTTACCGCCGCGTGGAGCCGACGGAGGCCGGCGCGTCGTCTCCCATCCGGCACTTCGACGGCGTGCCGGTGGTGGAGTGGCACGGCGACACGTTCGAGCTGCCCGAGCGGGCGACCCGGCTGGCGTCTTCCAGCGACTACTCGAACGAGGCGTTCGCGATCGGCGGCTTCGCGCTGGCGGTGCAGTTCCATCCCGAGGTGACGGACGAGATGCACGAGCAGTGGGTCTCCGACGGGTACAACGAGCTGGACGAGCACGCCCTCGACCCGGAGGCTCTGCGCGAGGACCGCGAGCTGTACTCCGCACGGATGCAGGAGGCCTCCCGCGCCGCCTTCTCCGAGTGGCTGGAGTCCCTGCCGCGCTAG